A window of Streptomyces sp. SAI-127 contains these coding sequences:
- a CDS encoding TetR/AcrR family transcriptional regulator → MTEKTAARPATRRGPYAKSAQRRVEIVASATAVFAARGYRGGSLREIAKQLDLSLTSVVHHFPSKSALLVAVLENADSASIDSFEADSRGKGVAYAVLRYIRRNLERQEMLRLLALMAAEASAPDHPAHEWFRDRYERVVTAFTTAVRRDQDLGRISNRRHPELIAAALVAMWDGLQLQWLIDPRRDLLAGMSAGLEDLLGDPAVGDRHP, encoded by the coding sequence ATGACCGAGAAGACGGCGGCCCGACCGGCCACTCGCCGAGGCCCGTATGCCAAGAGCGCACAGCGCAGGGTCGAGATCGTCGCCTCGGCGACCGCCGTGTTCGCTGCTCGCGGTTACCGCGGAGGGTCCCTGCGGGAGATCGCCAAGCAGCTCGACCTCAGCCTGACCAGCGTCGTGCACCACTTTCCGAGCAAGAGCGCGCTCCTCGTGGCCGTCCTCGAGAACGCGGACTCCGCGAGCATCGACTCCTTCGAGGCGGACAGCCGGGGAAAGGGTGTGGCCTACGCGGTCCTGCGGTACATCCGCCGCAACCTGGAAAGGCAGGAGATGCTGCGCCTCCTCGCCTTGATGGCCGCGGAGGCCTCGGCCCCCGACCACCCGGCGCACGAGTGGTTCCGTGACAGGTACGAGCGGGTCGTCACCGCTTTCACGACCGCGGTACGCAGGGACCAGGATCTGGGTCGCATCTCGAACCGCAGGCACCCCGAGCTGATCGCGGCGGCCCTTGTCGCGATGTGGGACGGCCTCCAACTCCAGTGGCTCATCGACCCGCGGCGTGATCTCCTGGCCGGGATGTCGGCGGGCCTGGAGGATCTGCTGGGCGATCCTGCCGTAGGTGACCGGCACCCTTAG
- a CDS encoding sugar ABC transporter substrate-binding protein, giving the protein MSTSHLSKAIIGGLAAALVLAGCGRSDTQGSGGAKGAPISDSPAKGEINVWAMGTEGERLPELAARFRKANPDAKVKVTAIPWQDYAKKVETAIASQDTPDATLVGSADLTNFASTGGLEQVPADLVDTSSFYRGAAQSTTYDGGTYGVPWYVDTRVLFYRKDLAQAAGVSAPKTWKEYGPFLKALQKEGAKWGLALPTGVAASWQGVLPFMWQAGARLMNENSTEFTFDTPEALEGLEYYQSFFTSQTATRNGAVSLGEIEPQFVAGSTAALVSGPWETALLKGAGGADFVKDKVGVATLPKGATSNASFIGGGHWAVFKNAKNRDGAWKLIRWLSRPDIQQDWYEQSGDLPAVQAAWDEGKLKADPTLAVFRSQLRTALPGPTVTTWKQISAVLDAEIEKVAKGVSSPKAALERIQAKASAIGTGQPR; this is encoded by the coding sequence ATGTCCACCTCGCATTTGTCGAAAGCGATCATCGGCGGCCTGGCCGCCGCACTGGTTCTGGCCGGTTGCGGCCGGTCCGACACACAAGGCAGCGGGGGCGCCAAGGGCGCTCCCATCAGCGACTCACCCGCCAAGGGCGAGATCAACGTCTGGGCCATGGGCACCGAGGGCGAGCGCCTGCCCGAGTTGGCCGCGCGCTTCCGGAAGGCCAACCCGGACGCGAAAGTGAAGGTCACGGCCATCCCGTGGCAGGACTACGCCAAGAAGGTCGAAACGGCGATCGCCTCCCAGGACACGCCGGACGCCACGCTCGTCGGATCCGCCGACCTGACGAACTTCGCCTCGACGGGCGGACTCGAGCAGGTGCCCGCCGACCTCGTCGACACCTCTTCCTTCTACCGGGGCGCCGCTCAGAGCACCACCTACGACGGTGGCACGTACGGCGTCCCCTGGTATGTGGACACCCGCGTCCTCTTCTACCGCAAGGACCTGGCACAGGCTGCCGGAGTCTCCGCGCCGAAGACCTGGAAGGAGTACGGCCCGTTCCTCAAGGCCCTCCAGAAGGAGGGAGCGAAGTGGGGCCTGGCGCTGCCCACCGGCGTGGCGGCGAGCTGGCAGGGCGTGCTGCCCTTCATGTGGCAGGCCGGCGCGCGTCTCATGAACGAGAACAGCACCGAGTTCACCTTCGACACACCCGAGGCGCTCGAGGGGCTGGAGTACTACCAGTCGTTCTTCACGTCGCAGACCGCGACCCGCAACGGGGCTGTGAGTCTGGGGGAGATCGAGCCGCAGTTCGTCGCCGGTTCCACCGCCGCACTCGTCTCGGGCCCCTGGGAAACGGCACTGCTGAAGGGGGCGGGAGGAGCGGACTTCGTCAAGGACAAGGTGGGGGTCGCCACGCTCCCGAAGGGAGCGACGTCCAACGCCAGCTTCATCGGGGGAGGGCACTGGGCGGTGTTCAAGAACGCGAAGAACCGCGACGGTGCCTGGAAGCTCATCCGGTGGCTCTCCCGGCCCGACATCCAGCAGGACTGGTACGAACAGTCCGGAGACCTTCCCGCCGTGCAGGCGGCCTGGGATGAGGGGAAGCTCAAGGCGGACCCGACGCTGGCCGTCTTCCGATCCCAGCTCCGGACCGCACTGCCCGGCCCGACCGTCACCACCTGGAAGCAGATCTCAGCGGTCCTCGATGCCGAGATCGAGAAGGTGGCCAAGGGAGTCTCGTCACCGAAGGCGGCCCTGGAACGGATCCAGGCGAAAGCGTCCGCGATCGGAACGGGGCAGCCCCGATGA
- a CDS encoding sugar ABC transporter permease, whose amino-acid sequence MTTATSLRPAHEMSSTGQPTPPSRRGSGRLRRTVVAWAFCSPFVLLFATFGIWPVFSSLSMSVTDITSRDVRTPFSVNFVGLENYTALFDDPTFVRAALNTLYFVAVGIPLTMVLSLGVAVALNSGIQRAKGFFRVAYFAPVVTSIVAVAVVWRYLYKPDGMINSALSVVGISGPDWLNDPNWSMPALILMAVWRHFGIPMVIFLAGLQSIPPELHEAAVVDGASRWRAFRSVTLPLLRPTTLVVAILLSISYLQFFEEPFVMTSGGPLDSTTSISYYAYQQFGFGNYGLASAASYVLVTAIALLSLLQFRIFRARA is encoded by the coding sequence ATGACCACGGCCACCTCCCTGCGACCCGCACATGAGATGTCCTCCACCGGGCAGCCGACCCCACCGTCGAGGCGCGGTTCGGGACGCCTGCGGCGCACAGTGGTCGCCTGGGCCTTCTGCTCACCCTTCGTCCTGCTGTTCGCCACGTTCGGTATCTGGCCGGTCTTCTCGTCACTGTCGATGAGCGTCACCGACATCACCAGCAGGGACGTGCGGACGCCCTTCAGCGTCAACTTCGTCGGTCTGGAGAACTACACCGCGCTCTTCGACGATCCCACCTTCGTCCGCGCCGCCTTGAACACGCTCTACTTCGTCGCGGTGGGCATTCCCCTGACGATGGTGCTCTCCCTCGGCGTCGCCGTCGCACTCAACTCCGGGATCCAGCGCGCGAAGGGCTTCTTCCGGGTCGCCTACTTCGCCCCGGTCGTGACGAGCATCGTGGCGGTGGCGGTCGTGTGGAGGTACCTCTACAAGCCCGACGGGATGATCAACTCGGCCCTGTCCGTCGTGGGAATCTCCGGTCCGGACTGGCTGAACGATCCCAACTGGTCCATGCCCGCCCTCATACTGATGGCGGTCTGGCGGCACTTCGGCATCCCCATGGTGATCTTCCTGGCGGGACTGCAGTCGATACCGCCCGAACTGCACGAGGCGGCCGTCGTGGACGGCGCGTCCCGCTGGCGGGCCTTCCGCAGTGTGACCCTGCCACTGCTCCGGCCCACCACGCTGGTGGTCGCCATCCTGCTCAGCATCAGCTACCTCCAGTTCTTCGAGGAACCGTTCGTCATGACGAGCGGCGGCCCCTTGGACAGCACGACGTCGATCAGCTACTACGCCTACCAGCAATTCGGCTTCGGCAACTACGGACTGGCATCGGCCGCGTCCTATGTGCTGGTCACCGCGATCGCCCTACTGAGCCTTCTTCAGTTCCGCATCTTCCGAGCGAGGGCCTGA
- a CDS encoding carbohydrate ABC transporter permease: protein MTATTTTTGPAFRDRRPSRRVPTARLVLYGALVLGLLATLAPFAWMFLGSVKPTGEIVAHPSSWLPRSPTFANFEDLLSKQNFGLYFLNSTVVAVACVLGNLLFCSMAGYAFAKIEFAGKRLLFGLVLTMLIIPGVTTFVPLFVLVSNMGLGNSYLGLILPFLVTPFGVFIMRQFIRDIPDALVEAARLDGAGESRIFLKVILPLTRPALATLAILTFLAQWNNFLWPLVIAQTEDHYTLPVALALFSTGANGTNYGLLLAGAVTVVTPIILLFLALQRHFIQGIANTGIK, encoded by the coding sequence ATGACCGCCACCACCACAACGACGGGACCAGCCTTCCGGGACCGGCGCCCGTCCCGGCGAGTCCCCACCGCTCGTCTCGTTCTCTACGGCGCCCTCGTGCTCGGACTGCTGGCGACGCTGGCGCCTTTCGCCTGGATGTTCCTCGGCTCGGTGAAACCGACGGGCGAGATCGTCGCCCATCCGAGCTCCTGGCTTCCCCGGTCCCCGACCTTCGCCAATTTCGAAGACCTGCTGTCGAAGCAGAACTTCGGACTGTACTTCCTGAACAGCACAGTCGTCGCGGTGGCTTGTGTGCTGGGCAACCTGCTGTTCTGCTCGATGGCCGGATACGCCTTCGCGAAGATCGAGTTCGCGGGGAAACGTCTGCTCTTCGGCCTCGTCCTCACCATGCTGATCATCCCCGGCGTCACCACCTTCGTCCCGCTGTTCGTGCTCGTCAGCAACATGGGCCTGGGCAACTCCTACCTCGGGCTCATCCTGCCCTTCCTCGTGACACCGTTCGGCGTGTTCATCATGCGGCAGTTCATCCGGGACATCCCGGACGCCCTCGTCGAGGCGGCGCGCCTCGACGGTGCGGGCGAATCCCGGATCTTCCTCAAAGTGATCCTGCCGTTGACACGGCCGGCGCTGGCGACACTGGCGATCCTCACGTTCCTCGCGCAGTGGAACAACTTCCTGTGGCCGCTCGTCATCGCGCAGACCGAGGACCACTACACGCTGCCCGTCGCCCTCGCCCTCTTCTCCACGGGAGCCAACGGCACCAACTACGGCCTGCTGCTGGCCGGGGCGGTCACGGTCGTCACGCCGATCATCCTGCTCTTCCTCGCCCTGCAACGGCACTTCATCCAGGGCATCGCCAACACCGGCATCAAATAG